The stretch of DNA gttaacaaatccgactaggaaccatgaggtttcgggttcgatccctgcccttgctcagcgggttaatgatctggtgttgccgtgagctgtggtgtaggtcgcagacgcggttcagatcccttgttgctgtggctctggtgtaggccagtggctacagctccgatcgacccctagcctgggaacctccatatgccgtgggagcagcccaagaaatggcaaaaagacaaaaaaaaaaaaaaaaaaaaaaaaaaagttacttataATTTGAAGGGGGGGAGTAAATAATATTTTACgagtttggttaaaaaaaaacaacactgtaaaACTAACAGGTTTTTAATGACTTTAATCTTCACAAGCGTTTTTCTTAGAAACATCAaaactaattttatatattattgattATGCTATTTATGACCATACCTTTGAGCGATGAGCCTCAGTTCATTAGTTAGAACATTAGCATCAGAAGTTATACCTGCCACACTGCAGGCCATATCCCTtgagaaaaagacaagacaatTATTAATAAGCAGGGAAGATGTCTGCCAGGAGTATTTTAcaagttttattgttatttttgttgttgtttttcgtcttttttttttttttgtctttgtagggctgcacccacagcatatggaggttaccaggctaagggtcaaatcagagctgcagctgccagcctacacccgagccacagcagtgcacggttcgagttgcatctgcaacctacaccacatcttatggcgacgccagatccttaacccactgatctaggtcaaggatcaaacccacgtcctcatggatactagtcaggtttgttaaccactgagccacgacaggaacttctattttaCAAGTTTTAAAAACTACCAACTTTTATTAGAAATTTACCACATAGAGTTCctttgtagcacagcaggttaaggatctggtgttgtcactgcagcggcttgagttTCTGCTGAggggtgggtttgattccctggcccaggaacttccatatgctatgggcccagccaaaaaaaaaaaaagaaattcagctgCTACACCCTTCAGACAAAAACTATATGTTTTATCTTTGTAGGAAACTTCAACTGGATGTCATTCAACACAGAAGATAAACAAATGCACCCTTAAGTTCTTCACAACAATGCATTTACCATCACCACCCTGTGGAGAGGGAGGAGAATAAACACTAGGAAACTATGGTAAATCCCCAGATCCAACTACAAAGAAAAAGGTCTTGCCAGTCAGAAAGACAGACTACCCCCACGCTCTTAGGTAGTAGTACACTCACCTCCTAAGGACTTACTGATGGGTGGCAGTGAGAGGACCAGAGGGCAGCATATTTTATGAGCCTGCCTACAAAGTCTAGGGCTAGGCTCACAGGGAGAGTGCATTCCTTTCTTTACCTCCTGCTCCCTGGAGGCTGCCCCAGCTCTCCTACAGCCTAGGCATCCTCTGGAACTGTTCCTAATCAAGCGCAAGCTGCAGAGGGGGCCCGACAGGGATTCTGTGGAGGGATGATGCGTTCTCAGATGAGTATATGAGAAAGGCCCTATAACCAGCACTCACTGAAGGAAAAATCTCCAATGAGCGATCCAGCTCTCTGCTAGTGGCAAAGCCCTGCACACTTAACTGTAACAGAAACTTTACTAAATATACAGGATTGTCTAAACTTTCCCCAGAACTCCAGAAGACTTGTTCTTTCATAAGACTCAGTATAATTCAATACAATTCCTGAGTAACCATTCTAAATAATACCTCAACGGCATCCTATCTGCCAGACACTGTGATGGTTTATTTCATTAAACTGCCACAACCACACTAGCAGGCTGAGGCCCACAGAATTTAAACAATGGGTGGGAAGTCACGCAGTTTGTATTGGTAGAGCCTAGACTTAACCCAAAGTAGCATGGCTACCAAGCCTGTACTCTTATCATCGTATAACAGTGTTTCTACACTAAGTACTTGTCCctgcatttaaaaagaataacaaatggtCCTAGGCCCCAAGGAACTTTTAAGCAAATAAAGtaatagcaaatattttcaaaagtaaaaaccCCACAAACTGCTCAACTCTACCATGTCGCATGAACAGACCTCTCAAAGTATGTGAGATATTTTAAACTCTCCTTTAGATTTCACTTACTCATTCAGTTTataaattttttcagaaaaaaagacttcatcAAGAAGCTTGTGGATGTTGCGCCTCTCTGCTGCAAGCAAAACACCATCATTTGCTAAAATTCCCAAACAGGTGCCTGCATGTCCAATAGCTTCCATGGCATATTCAACTTGGTACAAGCGACCTACAAAACACAAGCAGTGAGAAAACATGACTCTCCTCCTTGCTCCTGAACCACTGGTCAAAGGAGAATCAGCAACAACACTGGAGGACTACAAATAAAGCCCCACTTTGACTCACTGCCCTATGATGCATGTAATCAAGTTGGTGACCATAATTACTTCAAAGTACAAAAAGGATGAAcaagacagtaaatatttaaaagagtcTATAGATTTTTCCCTCCCCTAaaattcacttaaattttttgttcatttgtttttgagacagattagaaaatttatattttaccttCTGGAGAAAATATAGTGGTCCTGGAATCATATCTTCGAGactgcaaaggaaaaataaataagtgattcCTACCCAATAAAAGGAAGCAAAGCCCACAAATCATCTTGTAGAATATGCCATGGTACACAAAATTCAGAGTGTGGGAGGAAACTGATAAGACATCATTctatttcaattttctcatccaAGTCTGTAAGCTGAGTACAAGCAATACAATTCATTAGGCAACAGCTCATTGACATGTGTATTAACTCACCATATTTCCTGAACTTTATTTAAttcctgtaaaaagaaaataggataattattaaaatgaaactttaaaaagcacCACTTgacgtaaaaaaaaaaacctgttttgttCACTCCCTTCTCTCAGCCAGCATTTATGATGCACCAGGCACTATGGCAAATGCTGGAATACCAGAGTAGTTAAGACCAATCTCTTTCCTGAAGAGCTTGCAGACTGGCAGTGAGGTGAGGCAGACAGACAAAGAGGGACAATCATAACAACAATGTCAAAACAGAGGCACTAAGGGTACAGTGCGGAGGGGatggagaaaatcaataaagtatttttttgtgaaacaaatacagaaaatgatCCCAAATTAGAGATGGGAgaggcagaaacaaaactgagaaCACTGAGGTCTAAGAAGAATAGGGGAAGAAAGAAGGGCAGGGCACTCAAGGAGAAGAGAAAGCCTGAGCAAAGGGCACGGTGGCAGGTTAGCTCAATGGGAGAAATACACTCCTGAAGTTAAaaaagtaatatgaaaaaaaggagagaattaaGCAAGTATCCAGATCATGTAGAGCTCTGAATGTCAAGCTATGAGTCTTAGGCTTCTCCAGAAAATGATACGGGGTCCTGAACTCCGAAGGGCAGGAAAGGGGCGGTAATCTATGGCATCACTACCATTCCCGTAAGAGACACACTGGGGCTAAGAGTGATTTGGTGTAAAAGCCCAATTTCGGACTTCAGAGCCAATCTTCCCAAATACTGGAGTACCGGGAATTAGGAATGGAAAGACAAGCAGGGATAAGGGCCTGAAGGGCCACGTGCCTAGGTAAGAACTAAAACCATGAATTTTCTGTCTTAAGCAAAGGAGCTCCACCGAAAGATGCTGGGCCAAAGAGCCACAGGAGCACTGCAGGAAGATCACTCTGGCTGGTAAACGCTGGGGCAGGGTAAGCAGTTGTGAGGCTGCTGCAACAGGCAGGTgaagggagggcagaggagatCCGTCAGAGTTCTGATTCGCGCGAGAACACAACTTTCTCATCTCCACGCCTGACGCCGGACACCGGCCCCACGAGAGTTCACTCGCACCCCCTAGCCAGCAAAGCTAACTTCCACGTACTGACTCTTCCAGGGGcggccctgcccaccagcccaAGCCCACCCCACCGCTGGCGCGTCCCTGGCCCCGCTGTGCCAGCTCCATGCAAGAAAGCTCGACGCGGCCGCCTGGGGCCAGTCCCGCGGCCGGTGCGCCTCGGAGAAGGCGGTGCAGAGTCATCGTGCCCACGGTTCCCCAGCGGCCGCTGCAGGCCGGGACTCGCTCTGCGGTAACGCCCACGGCCCCCGCCCACGGGGTGAACGGCAAAGCTCCGCGGAAGCCCAGGGGGCAAAGGCTTACCGAAGGGAGGACTGTGAAGAGCCGAGACCTACACCGAGGACCCTTCTCCGAGGGTGAAAACCCACCGCCGCTGCGCGTGAATCCGCCGCTAATATGGCCCCCGCGCGTGCGCAGAACCACCGGGGGCGGGGCAGCGGAAGATGCGGAAGTTCTTCTGGGAGGCAGAGCCAGAACCAGAGCAGGTGGCCTTCGTGGGAGCTGGGGCGTTGGGGTGCGACTggcgtggctgggatcctgagccagcAGATGGGGCACTATAGCATGGGAAGGCGAGCAGAAACACCCTGGCCAAGTCGGAGGTGGAGTTGTGGCTAAACTCCGTTTTTCACGCTGTGGGCTCTATTTTTACTTTCACTTTCTCTTGTGCGCTAAGTCGTAGACCTGGAAGAGCAATGGCGTGGGACCGCCTATTAAATTGCTTACTATTCCTGCCCTGTTCTCCTAATGGGCCCAAGCAAATCAGACGTTACCCTTAACCCTGCTTCTTCTCATCTCCCTTCTTGAATCTTTCTTCCACTTTTATTGCTGTTTATTCCACTTTATTCcacttttatatgcatttttgGGTATATAAAGCAAATTATAATGGGGCTTACAGCTTTGGGAGAAACTTTACCTTaatctcctcctctgcctttcaCCTGGTCAGAAAGGCAACCTGACCAACCTGGTGAAAGTAATACCCTACCGTcaccacacatacacattatCTTCTATACAGAGATTATGTTTGTTTATGTGTTCATTATCCATCTCTCCTTTCCACCCTTTTTTTCATCTGGCTTCGATCCCTAGATAAACTATTCATGGTTTAAGTTTCTTGACTAGACGTTAATGCTAGGTTATTTGCTCACAGTTTCCTCCAAGGGGAGGTTCTCAGGGCAGGGACTTTGTCCTCTTTAGGTTGggtaaaaaattattattgggagttcctttcatggctcagcgattaacaaactccactaggatccgtgaggatgcgggttctacccCGGACCTCaaaaagtgggttaaggatccggcattcctgtgagctgtggtgtaagtcgtagacgtggcttgggtccctgttgtggctgttggtgtagaccctcagctgaagctccaattctacccctagcctggggacttccatataccgttggtgcagccctaaaaagaaaagaaagaaaagaaagaaaaaaaagaagagggatcGGTTGAGATTAAAAAAgcagaagtaaaaaataattttgacaagTTTAGGTGACAGAGTAGTTCCAAATGAAGAAGTCAATAATGGAGTAAAGCAGGAAAGGCATTTTGAGCCAGACTGTAGAATGCCTTCAATGCTAGAACTTTTTCTGTAGGTAATGGGAAAAGAGGATTAAAGTGATGTTTTAGGATGATAAAGCCTCATGATCTCCCATGAGGGCATCAGTCTCATAACAGTACTACTTTCATGGGTTTGTTGTGGAGATGagatgagataatacatgtaaagtactGTGATATAATATGAAATCTGTTTAGTCTTTTTGTCCCCAGTTCTAGCACAAAGCTTCTAAATCTCATGTCATTTCCTGGCTGGTAGAAGAGGAGTGTCTTTCATtggtttgttttagggccgcaccggtggcatatgaaagttcccagactaggggtcgaatcggagctgttagctgctggcctacaccacagccacagcaactcagcatccctgagcaaagccagggattgaaccggagtcttcatggatagtagttgggtttatTCCTGCtaagctgagccacaacgggaagccAAGGAGTGTCTTTTTTATTCATAATAAGCCCCTTTCAGCTACACCTGAATTTATGCTAACAGAGGTGACTCTTCGAGGATGGGGACTGACTGTCAGAGGAACCAACCAAGTGAATAGAGGGCTGAAACTTTTAGTCTTACCCGCCCCCaccctctggggaggggagatgggagggaagTTGATTCGATCAccaatgaagcctccataaaaaccctaACCAGAGGGATtgagagagcttctgggttggtgagcACATCCATCCACATGCTGGTAGCATGGTGCACCCTGACTCCACAGAGACAGAAGCATCTGGGCTTTCAACCTTTCTGGACCTCATGTTACATACTTTTCCTCTGGCTGTTACCCCTTATAATAAACTAATAAACTTTTTCCTTGAGTTCTGTGGGCGCTTCTGGCAAATATATCAAATGTGAGGAGGAAgtcctgggaacccccaaatTACAGCCAGTGGATCAAAAGTACAACCTAGGACTTGAGGCTGGCATCTGAAGTAGAGGCATTTTTGTGGGACTGAGCTCTTAACCTGGGGGTCTGCTCTAACGCCAGGAGTGTCAGAATTGTTCAATGTGCATGAAAACCCCACACATTTAGTGTCAGAAGTGTTGTGAGAGTGGAGAGAAAGTTTCTTTGAAAGAAACTGAGTACttagtactcagtaaatgttggttTTTTATTATCTATTGTTAAACAGTAGGGCCTGAAGGACAAGGATTATGATCATCATTTACTGTTCTAAAATTCTGAATCCTAAGAATCAGATCACTGGTTGAATATGAGAGAGGCAAGTAGGAAACTACTGCAGTTTTTTGAGTTTGGATAACCTGATTCATTCATTTcgtaaatatttattcttttcagtgtGCCGAGCCCTGTGCTAAAAACTTTGCATTAATCTCTATGAAATCCTCACAACTAACTCTCTGAGACTGGTACCACAGGCACTATGTAAGACAGATCCTACTTCAcctttatagataagaaaatagaggcacagagaagttaaaggTGAATAGCAGAATGATGCAAGTGAATGACAGAAGACCATTCAGAGAGACCTAGTTTGGGGAGTATAGATAGTTCTGTAGGTAGGTGGGTAGGTGGAGAGACATACAGTCAATATGCACTCATGTATGTTGAGAGAGAGAACTACTGAGAAGGTATTTGAATGAGCAGGGTTCTAGACTTGCGTCATCCACAGAGAATGGATAATGAAAATGACAAgaatgggaattcccgtcatgcctcagcagaaacaaatctgactagtatccatgaggttgcaggttcgatctctggcctcactcagtgggttaaggatccgatgttgcagtgagctgtggtgtaggttgcagatgcggctcagatctggcgggcgtggctgtggctgtggtgtaggctggaggctacagctccgatttaacctctagactgggaacctccatatgctgcaggtgtggccctaaaaagataaataaataattaaataatgaaaataaaatgtcaagaatGAGTAAACAGCTATTTACTAAATCATACTAAGGGGGCATGAAGAGAAACCAGCAAAGGAAATACAGTAGTATGATTAAAGTCAAGTATACATGGGCTATGTTCATCAGTATTACGTATTCATATGAAAAGAAACATaataggagaaaattttaaaatatctgcttaGGGACTTTCTTGGTATTGACTTGAAAACTACTGAGGTAACTCAGGAGTTAGTGGCTTGCCTGGGGGTCTTATTTGCTTCCTTGCGGTTCCAGTATATTCTGGCATCTATCTCTGGGGTCCCAGTTTCAACTGCCCTCTCAAACAAGTTAAAGCTTTTTCTTATGAATACCATCTGTGTTTCCTCCTAAGGCATCTTAGTGTGTGCCTTATTTTCTCCAGCCTTTCTTCTAGCATACattaattttgcaaatatttttaaagaccatAGGACAGTCACTATATCAGATGCAAGAGATGAAAGACAAAAGTTTTACAAAGTTTCTACCATCACATATCTTAGGCTAGATGACTGTACAGTCACAATCCATGATACCAAGTGATGTGCCATAAGGTAGACAGGGTACAAAGTGATTCTGGAGAATGAAGAGATGGGAGAAGGCTTCACAGAGTTGACGTTAGGTTAACTAGGTCTATATGTTAATCCagttattttatatgtgtgtgtgtgtgtgtgtgtgtgtataatgacTCTGAAactttcaaagtttaaaaaaaaatgattgattttGGAGCTAGAGTATACCTTGAGAGATTATCTGATTCAGAATAACACTGCCTGTTTAAAACACAAGGCAAGCGAGACCCATAGAAAGAAATCCTTGCTCAAGGAGTACTTTCTTAGGTTTCAAAAATGGTCATAAACTTGCTGGAAGACCTTAGTGGTTTAATGTGCATTGATCTGTACAATCAGTTCATTTTTAACTGTGCAGGGAAAATCTTTAGGGAATTAGAGTTAGTCCTCCTGGTTTTTAATTACCCAAGTTAATGTGAACTTTTATGTAGTCAGATGGAAATCCCAGAGGCATAGGATTTGGCAGTTTCAAACCAGATTTCCTCTACAGCTTTCTGGCCCATGTCAAACATTTGCTGTAAGTGCTTCCACCCGGTTTTTGCAGTAATCATGAGATATTCTTCATTCTCTGGGTATAGCTGACAAGAATATGCAGCTATGACAAGGGACTGACAAAAACGACCACATACAAGTAGAAACAAAGCACCCCTCTCCACAGGTGTCAGTGGGATTATACTTTCAAACCCTGCAAGGACATGACCTCCTACTTGTATAGGAGTCTTGCTTTCAATCATCATGTACATGATGGTGATTGCCACTTCAAATACATAGTAGCCATAGCTCATGTCATCAAAATCTAAAATCCCAGACACTTGATACACAGCATCTCCAAAGGCTGGCTTGCTGGACTCAATTAAAATATTATGGTCATTGAGATCTCCATGATTGAtacctgaaaggagaaaaatcaagccAAGTAAAAACAGTTGTTTTTAGTAGTCCAGttcattttctctccatttctctttctcagatATGGACATTCAAATAATTTGATGAGCACTCAGAGATAAAAGTTAAACcttctttttcttgaaataaaataatttccttcaaaAAGGATAAAAGCAGGCAATTttgatggtttttgtttttttgttttttgggtttttttttttttttttttttttttgcttttgcttttcatcaCTACATGGTCAGAACATGGAGACTCTAGTTCCTGCAAACACCTCATTTTGGCTATGAAAAGAGTAAACGGAAAAGAACTACCTCAAAGCAGAAGTGTTTAAAAGTGTTTACatatgtatgtgagtgtgtatatatacacacacgcatacacactaTTATTAGAAACAGAGAGCCCTAGAATGAGCtaaatgtgcttttattttaaccTAGGGTTTCtaaactaaatttcttttttttctttttttttcttagggccacacctgcagcatatggaagttcccaggctaggggtcaaattatagctgcagctgctggcctacgccacagccacaacaatgtcagatccaagctgcatctatgacctatgttgcagcttgtggcaacactggatccttaacccactgagtgaggccagggattgaacccaggttcaaacccgcatcctcatggatactagtcaggttcttaacccgctgagccatgatgggaacttctaaaataaatttctggtgACAAAATAATGTCCCCAATCTTTTGAGTACTAGAATAGACAGTATTATTTTAGGTCAGTACCACTCAaagtagggggtgggggtgggggtggaggtggcacCTGTGGCTTGTGCTGACCTACAAACTGTGTCTGTTCTGCAtgagaaaaaatggaaattgaGATTGTTTAGCTAATGTCATAGTAATGTTTCATCAAAGAGTATGACCTTTGATGGGTCATACTCTTTGATGGGCCTTATCTCATTAATAGAGTAGAGACTAGTTTGGGTGTTGTCAAACTTCCATGGTAGGTCATGTGTGGTGTGAGCCATGAGCTAATCTTGAACGGTAGGACCATCTTATCATACTGCAGTAGGTTGAGGGGAAAACTCAAACTTGTCTTTTACCGTGgatagtttgagaagcactggcttAAACTTCTGAGTGAGGATTAGGAGGGGAAGGGGATGTCCATACTGAAGCAGCAAGTCATGTACTTTATCATAAGTACATGATATAAAGTCTATAATATTAGCTTCTAAATATAAGGCTGATTTCTTCTATATGAGTTAGGATTGTGAAAATCATGCTTAGGTAATAAAGGATGATGACGGGATGGCGTGTAGAAGCAATGAACACTACTGAAAAATACTGGAATTCAACATACAGTTGCTGCCATTTAATAGTTTGATTGGCaatgttttttcttccttagagGTTCATAAAGTAATTGGCTATCTATTGTACAAAGTGAATATATAAGTAGATCTAAACAAACGACTCAAGAAGATGGGAGGACTTGTTCTGCCAGATATGAAGACTTAGaagtttaaagaaattaagactATGTGGTAATCTTTAGGGATACTTACAAATATTCCAGTTATCTTCCAGAAACATGGTGGGTAAGTTGTATGTGGACATGtggctttttttggccacagacATATGAAGAGAAGTGGAATTACTTCAGGGAAGAAGCCTTAAGATCCAGGGTACAATGACTACATTCTCTTTCCCCAGTATTTCAGTTGGTTAAAGTTCCATCAGTCTAAATCCCCAAATGAGAATATACAGAGCCCTAGTCAATCCATGATAGATCTGCAGCTTGAGCTGGAACTAAACCTTTGTTATTTTAATCCACAAGAATTGggggattggagttccctggtggctcagtgggttaaggatctggcattgttggcattgtcactgctgtggcatgggtttgatcttgGCCTGGAacctttcacatgccataggtgtagcaaaaaaaaaaaaaaaaaaaaaaaaaaaagaattggggagTTATGTGTTACTGCAGCGTGACCTAGCCTATCTGATACACAGCGTGGAATGGATGCAGAGATAGACAAATagacaaaagagtaaaatagaatCCAAAAACATAGTTGTTTACTACAGCAGTGGTACTgcaaaacaaaggggaaaacttggcttttcaataaatgttaatgggAAAATTTACGCcatatataaatttaagaaaaattcacaccataaataaaaataattccagatGGATTATAGATTGATTATGAAAGGCAAAAACTAAAACTTTACAAAGATAATATAGGATAATATCTCCTGACCACAGGTAGGAAAATTTTTCTACTAAAGCGGAAAACACTAACCAGGAAGTAAAAGAGTGATATATTTGAAACCAAAAAATTAAGGATCACTCATCAAAACACATCATAAAGAGAGTGaaaaaagacaagtcacagaatgggacaaaatatttatAGCACAAATAACAAACAGAGGGCTTgtatccaaaaaatatttattttttttttttgtctttttgccttttctaaggccgctcccatggcatatggaggttcccaggctaggagtccagtcggagctgtagccactggcctacaccagagccacagcaacgcaggatcagagccacatctgcaacctacaccacagcgcacggcaacgcaagatctttaacccactgagtaaggccagggatcgaacccacgacctcatggttcctagtcagattcgttagccagtgcaccacgatgggaactccaccaaaaaatattttgaacttgtaaaatcaatgagaaaaaaattcccaacagaaaaataggcaaaagaagcggctcggatcccgcgttgctgaggctctggcataggctggtggctacagctcctattagacccctagccttagaacttccatatgccgcaggaagcagccctagaaaaggcaaaaagacaaaaaataaaaccacaaagcaACCATTATACGCATATCAGATCAGCAAAAATTGAAATCTGATAGTACCTAGGTTGTAGAGGAATGAAAACTTACACTCATTTAGTAGTGGTACAAAGTCAtacaaacactttggaaaatgcATTATCTAGTAAAGTTGAATATGGACATGTACTAGGACCTAGTAATCCTACCCCTTAGCTCATGAAGTCGTATATCCAAAGAACTCAGGAACATGTACACCAGTAATATTCACAGAGCACTGTTCTTAACATATCAAAACCGTAAACAACACAAATAACTTTTAAGAGTAAGATAGCTAAAGTGTGGTATATTTATGAATTGAATACTCTACAGTaataaaagtgttttgttttgttttgttttgttttaaaaaaaagcacctgtagcatatggaggttcccaggctaggggtcttctgcccatttttcaatagggttttttgttttttgggtgttgAGTTTacgggttgtttgtatattttggatattaagccctttctcccaagaagacatacagatggccaataggcacatgaaacaatgctcaacatcactaattattagagaaatgcaaatcaaaactacaatgaggtaccacttcacaccagttgGAATGACCATCTTtagtaagtttacaaataacaaatgctggagagggcatggagaaaagggttCCCTCCttcactgctagtgggaatgtaaattggtacaaccactatggaaaacagtatggaggtaactcagaaaactaaatatagaactaccatattgtCCCGctcctttcattgaaaaagatacatgtacccttatgttcattgcagcactagccacaatggccaagacatggagacaacctaaatgtcca from Sus scrofa isolate TJ Tabasco breed Duroc chromosome 7, Sscrofa11.1, whole genome shotgun sequence encodes:
- the HYKK gene encoding hydroxylysine kinase isoform X2, encoding MFLRAAGFPTASVCRTKGDNITSLVSVDSGSEVKTYLVRLLTYLPGRPIAEIPISPQLLYEIGKLAAKLDKTLEKFHHPKLSCLHRENFLWNLKSVPLLEKHLPALGQNRNREIVRQVIQLFKDEVMTKLSHFRECINHGDLNDHNILIESSKPAFGDAVYQVSGILDFDDMSYGYYVFEVAITIMYMMIESKTPIQVGGHVLAGFESIIPLTPVERGALFLLVCGRFCQSLVIAAYSCQLYPENEEYLMITAKTGWKHLQQMFDMGQKAVEEIWFETAKSYASGISI